In Besnoitia besnoiti strain Bb-Ger1 chromosome I, whole genome shotgun sequence, the genomic window agacagctCGGACGATGATGACGATGACGATGACGATGACCATGACGGCGAGTAAGCGCAGGATGACCCAGTGAGAGGTGGCGGAGGGAGTCCCTGCAGACACGCCTCGTAATCCGACACAAAACGGACAGAACATGGGATGCGCTCCCCCGTCCACGCCGGAGAAGCATCTGACGAGCCAATTACTAGGGTGTTCAGGTGTTCAAAGAATTCCAGGGGGGTgggcaggggggggagggggtgaGCCCCAACACGCCGGACGCGGCTGTGGAGGGAGACGTTATGGCTGGCCGATTGTGTCAGCGAGTAGTTCCTTGTTCTTCATACGTTCTGCTGCATCTGAATCCTGGACACTGGCAGGAACAATAACAGCATGTTGTTCTCGCGTTTTTTTATCTTCTCTCTAGAGGATTCAGAGTGACGTTTCCCAGAAGTGCGGGGGTATTGAGCTTAGGGGGGCGGGGCCAGACATCACTGGATGGCAGAGCTTAAACTGGTGTCTCTTCAAGCGACTACTATCGTTCATGATGTTCACTGTGTCCGCGGAAGGGAGTTTTCGCACGGGGATCCCCGGTTTTTGTGGCGCACGTGCTGGTGTCGCTGTGCATTATTTGTAGCCACCAGCTCCTTTTACGCCCTTATTGGTAGGTCCCGCGTTGCGTTATCCGTGAAATCGGTATCTTTGGCGTCAGTTGGTGACTGTTGCTGAAGGTCCAGTGTAGCTTGCCGCTATTCAAAAGGACTGGCGTTGGCGGCGCGTAAGATGTATGCATTGCGTGCAGTATGCTTCCCGCTGGCACGTCGTGAAGGAAAGATGAGTTAGATTGGGGACGAGTATTCTTGCTTCCTGTACGGTGACGATATTACAAAACGATGAGGTGGCATGAAGTGACTGAACGACGGCGGAAGGACCGCCCGCCGCTGATGGGACATTCATCAGTTACCGCCATGAATGAACTACGGTGGAGCGACCCGGAACGGACGTTCCATAAGAAAGGAGAGGCAAGCTCGCACGTGGGAATGTACTTCGGCGCGAGGCATTCTCGCGCTGATCTGCCATTAACTTCGAATGTGTCTCTTCACCCCGAAAGGCTTACTCATTCCGGAGACATAGAGAACCCAGTAGCCAGTGGCTTGAGGCCCAAATGGCTGCGTCACCTCTGAATTGCTGGAAGATAATTGCgagtgaagaagagaagaaaagcttCCATATACTGTTAGCGCGGGGAGCTGCTTGTGAATCCCACTGTAAAGAAAAAGGCGGACAGTAGTCCGTCCTAGTGCAGTAGTCGTGCTCGTGTGTTGTCTTCCGCGTTGGGGATGCGTGTGTAACGCGTGTTTCTTCTCGTCATGGAAGCGGGCGCATATCGGCCACATTGGGCCCTCGCGGTTACCTCAGAGCAGGCTTCGCGCTCTGGCTGTCTGTTTCATCTTTGGCGCAACATAGTGTGGTCGCAAGTCCACGCCCAGGTGTGTGCTCAAAGCAGTACACTGTTGGTGTGTTCATTGTCCAACCATGGTTAACGGCCCTTCTTGCCTTGGCTTGGCCGGATGAAAGACTAGGTGGGTTGTTTGAGCTTTGTTATGCGAAGTAGGTGAATCGATGCGATATCGTGAGTCTTTTTTGCCTGATCCGGGAAGTTGGTCACGCTTGTTTTGGGACCGGTTTCGGTTTCACTCCTTGGTGGCTCCACATGCAGATGACCTTTGAATTACCTGACTCGTATCACGGTTCGGCGGCAGATGGCGGCAGTGCTGTGCCTACGGACGTTCTCTACAGCGCCGGCGAGTTGCCGGGACGGCGTTTGTATCTGAGTTCTCCGTGTGAAAACGGTAGATTGCTGTAGCCTGTCCACGCATCAGATGGGTCGCACGCTACTGCACATCACTGCCATCACGCTCTAGGTGTTTAAAGAGGGTGCCAACAGCCCCAGTGATCCCGTGCCAGATGTGTTCGTGGTAAAAAGTGTCACAGAGGTGCCCGGGGCTAAGCCAGTTGCTGACCTCAATGATGTGGAAGCGCCAGCGCACAATTTCGTCACTACGTATGCCACTCGATGCGTATGCTCGCACAACTCTATATACGTGTAAAACTTGTGTCTCGTGACTCCCGCGCACATTCTGGACAGGCAGGCAGGCATGCAAGGATGGAGGCTTCATTAAGGAAAAGTTATCTGTGTGTAAGGGAAAAACGGCGGAAGCTTCAGGAAGCAGGGGTGCGCAGGACTCCTCAAGGGGAAACAGTCAGAAAAGGGCTACGCAGACAAACCGCACACGTATTCGCTGTATGTCAGGACAACGGATGGCTAGTGGCGGGTCACAATCTCTCGCGAGCCCGTATGTTAGCGAATTCCTATAAAAATGCGGTTTGCCCCACGGCCTGCACAAGTGGCAGCCTTGTCAGTTACGGCGATGGCTGTGAAATGAAGAATCAACTCAGCACTGGAGACCGCCGTTGGCAGACCGTCTGTGACAGAAAATGAAGAGAAAGGGTAATCACATCGAGTTGGAGAGCCAAAGTGTTGAAGATGGGTGTATGCTCTCGAAGAGCCGCAAAGTCCATTTTCGCCCAAAAACCTCACGTCCGCAAAGCGGGCCCGGCATTTCCTTATGATAGGATGCGAGTAGGGTAGTAGCTACAGTGCTGTTGGGATCGTGGGAGGGGAAAGAAACGTTTATTACGCTGTGGTATTGCTCCAACAGGCGTGTTCGAAACCGTGGTCGCGTCGGGGTGCTGAAATCAGGCTGCACAAAAGCAAGCTCAATTTCCATGAGTTGCTCCCGAGGGCCCAGGCACTAAGGGTTTTAGGGTCGACGGCGAGTTTCTTGGGGTGGGGAAGTTATCAGTAGCAGAAACAGACTGTATGTTCGCCTGCATATTTGTCTTCTGGACACTTCAGTCGACTTTAGATTCATACCAGGAGCAATGTTTTGCATTATTGGATCTTTTGTGTCATATGTGCCTTTCTTTTGTAGTTTGGTGACGTTCGGAGGAACTATAACCGGAGACGCAACAGTAGCTACGTGCGAGGCCCGCTGAAGACAACAGCATTTTTTGCTGTAGAAGCAGATCTACACACACCCACATTTCTGGCATGCGGAGCCTGTTAGGATCCATGTGCATGTCTCGGTGGTCTCGTAGGTTTTCAGAGGATACCCAGATTTGCTCGAACACGCTGTTAATCCTCCGGATGAAAACAGTGACGCGAAACAGCTGTTTTGTACCTGCGTATCACCGAAGTTACGAAGATTCTAGTACTGAAGAGGTACCGGTACTTTCGTCAGCAGGACGGGTTTGCTCACTAGAAGCTGGAACTGTACGAAGACTGGCCACCCTGGACAACAACCTCCCTTTCGGCGCGCTGTGCAACACACGGGGTTTTCTCGATTTCTCATGGAGGAAAATGGGCAGAATTCACTTCCCTCGGGCACGCGGGTGTGCTCAGTTGATAGCGCAAGCACGTGCTTCCCTCTGGATGGGCCGCTCCCGCAAGAGCCGTACGCAGATGGGCCATGCCAAGCATCGTTTTCGCGGCTAGGCCACATCTCGGGAAACGTGGTAGAGGTGAGCAACAACATACCCCACTCAACAGTGAGGAACAAATAATGATTCCTCTCCTCTGTAGCGCATACGGGAGTTTGGCATGGGAAATGCGGCAAAGCGGAAATTCCTTCGCCTTCAATGGCGCATTTGAGGTGTTGTGCCCAGCGCCACGTACGCTCGAGCCCTGTGTACCGTCcgttcgcctctcccccGTCATCATTTATCTCTCTCTCAGCCGAGTTGCCACCATGGAGAAGGACGGCAACCGGGGGCCGCCCACCAAGGAACCGGTGTGTGTATGTAGGTGTGTAtgtctgcatatatatgcggTATACACGATATACATTACGGGACAAAATATATGCCCTCATGTACATTTCTGGTATCTCTGGGCTTCCAGATGTCTGTCGCGTGGCCATCCCAGGCTTCGCTCAGTTTGTATTTTCAGTTCTTAGTCTGCTGCGACGCTGGCGTTTTCCTTGGTTCCAGGAACTCGTGAAGGCTTCGGACAGCGAGAACGGGGTGGCTGACACACCCTTGACCTTAGAACAGGCAGGGACGATCTTCTCAGCATTCGAGGATCTCTTTAACGAACAAGGCGCCCACAAAAACCCACAGAAGCGGGTTTTACTGTTCACCTCTAACTGCTACTCAGGCGGATAAATAATATAAGGCCACCATTGTAGAGGGACGGTGAATCTCTGTATCTTTTGCTTGACAGCAGTTCCGTTGTCAGTTTCTGCACACATTTGTATGGAGGCCTCGTTCATGAAGAAAGAGGCATAACACGCCACACTTTGAGGTCTCCAACGGGTTGCTGAAACCAAGTCATGTATGTGTGATTCTGCTAGCGCATCGACGGCTTGCCCCACGTTTCCTGCCATGTGAAGCAGGCATTCATTCAACGGCAACCATGGCGCGGAAGCCTTCTGGTAGTGGCGTATGCAGTAATATTCCTTTTGGCCGTTATCGCTGCCGTGTGCAGCGCGTATTCTGCCATCAAACGTGAGTTCGGGGACATGTGGCCAGTTCCCAAAGGTACCGGTGGCCTGCGGCTTTGTTCACCATTTTTTGCAGCTACCATACACCTCGAAACACACGACAAAGAAATGGGACTAGAGTGGCTTAAGGCAAGCAGTGGCCAGCTTTGGCTGGCGAGGGGCGGATCATGGCTAGTGACCTCGGAATGCCCCCGATCGGATACTTCGCATATGGTGGCGGAGTAACCGTGCGAAGCATCTGAGATCCTTTAGTCCGTTCCGCGGCCATCAAATCACAGCGCAAACCTCCGCCGCTTTAGTGCAGCTTGCCGCTGCCGATGTCGTTCCATTTCGGCTGCGTAGAAATAGCGTTTTTGCAAACCGCGTTACACTGGTGTCTCCGGCCGGATCCATCGTTAGCCTACCAGTACAGCTGAGCTGCAGCTCACAAATCGACCTGTGCGCAGATACGTTCCATCTGTGTGTCATTTCTTCTTCTGACAGTGACTCGGGAGACTCGAGAtttgcgcgccgccggtcggGATGTGTGTCGTTCGCAAGGAGGTGCGATCCCGTCCGAGGTCACAGGCAGTGGCACATCAGAAGAAACCACTGAATGGTGGAGAAGCTCGACATTGCCACCCGGAGCGGTGCTGCCGGACTTTCATGGCCCAAATACTTCCGCTTCTGCGAGCATCGCCAGTTCAGTCAGTGTTAAAGACGAAAGCTTCGCCGTGATCGGATCACCTCAAACGGCTGTTCCTCTCGAGTCCCTCAATACGGTTCCATTTGAGGCTCTTCTCGGGATATCCTTTATCGTTCTACGTGTGAGTTAAGGAAACCAAGACGCCAGTAGCagtcttttttcttcttcgagcGCCCTTAATTCTTGAAGAGTGCGCCATCAAGGGTAACTTCAGGCCACGGTTGTCTACTCATTTTGCCTTCTGATGAACCGGCTGCTCTGTAGGTTTCGTAGTTACTTCCAGTTCGGCTTGTCTTGAGATCCTGACCTCTTTGCCTCTGCACAATGCGCATATGCTGCAGCTCACAGATAACGAGATCAGGGCATATCGTGTGGGAACCGTCAGTCGAAATTTCTCCACCAGCTCTACAGCAATCGAATTTGTGACGCGCGAAACGCTGTTGATGCAGTCAGGTAGGTCTGGTGAAGATGGCAATAGCATAAAGGGAGATATATTTTGCAGGCAGTGTGGTTCACTCGGCAGCGAGATGCATCCTTTGGGGCGACCGAGCACGTTCAAAATTTTTACGGCAAGGCATATGCTTAATGGATTTCCTTTGGCACGAACCTGTTAGCTCGGACAGTCGGTCGTCACCCCAGGAAAAGTATTTCTTTGCTGCCACCAGCCAGCTCTCATACACTGCCCCAGCAATGACGGCGAACGGACTGCTGCAGGGATACGGCAGCTACGCTCCAATACAACCAGTACCTCGTCCGCCGAATGGGGACCCTTACGAATGCCTTCGGCGCTTTGTGCAGAAATCAATTTCTAGAGTTCTTTTGATTCTACGATACACCGAACAGCGTACATAACTCCATCGTGTACACAGGCACAGTAGGCTACAAAGAATTCGCTTTTCAGTCAGTACGTTGTGCGTAGTGGCGAACTTGTGCTATACGTGTCTCAGACGGACTGGCAGTGCTGCTGGCGCCTTCAAACACTATACTCGCTGGGTGGAACATCGAACCAGGTGCGACCCCTGGCGCAGCTTCAGGGTTCCATAATCAGACGAACGCTGTTCAGGCTGGAATCGCCTCCGAGTCGTCATCGACAGAGACCTCCGTATTGTCTGCGGTACACCCTCTTACGAACGCAGAGGTGACAGAATGGCTAGTGCGAACGAAGGCCGATCACGAGACAGACCTGTCGGCGTCGGTTGGACAGCCGCTACAGCCAGCACCCCCTGTGAGTGGGAACGCCGGCAGCGCTGAAATCCCGACCTCCGTTTTTCCGTTGACAGACGAAGAATACAAGGAACTGGATAGAGGGGAACCATTGCTCGAGGGATTTCCTGtggtttctctctctgctgacTCACCCGGCACGACGGCTCAAGACGAGCAACTTGCGGGGTCTGCTTCAGAGACCCGACAAAAGACCAAGTTTCTCGAAAATAGTGCTGCTGACACAAACCCCCTAGCCATGGAAACAGGGGCTCTCCTGCCAGAGGCGCAAGACGGCCTTGGCGACGCCGCTACGCTACGGTAACTACACTTCCAGACAGTTCGCGCTCGCACTGATTTATGGTCTTCAGTGATTGCTACTTTGGAGTGCAAGACACCGCGTGGGATGACGTGTTCAGTCGGGCACCAACACCGGAAGGAAGAAACTACAGGCTGTGCAGAATCATCAAGTCACAAGAAGAGGCCTCACGACGTTTGAAATCTCGGAGTTGTGACTGCAGGCTTGTCGGTGTTGACGTCTTGAGAGAATGCACTACAGTATGGCCTCCCTTCATTCACACGGACACACCAGTGTAGTATGCGTGTTGGTTTCATCGTTTTTCCTGATCAAAAGTTTTTAGCGCTGCGATCTTCTTCACCACGCTTGATGGGTTCATTGAGAATGTGATCGACTGGAGAAATCCAGTACGGGCAGCGGAAGATTGCGTTCGCTGTGTTGTATGAGGCTCGTGGCTCGCAAAGACCGCAACGGATAACGTGCTGCCCGTGCGCATGCTCATGGTGGCTCTTTATCTCTATGTACGTGTTACGTTTACATGAATAAGGTGTACCTAAATACCGGGATGCGCCCAAGTGGGCAACATGAGTAGGCGACCAGGCAGCAATTGTTGCCCAGTCCCTCACCGCAACGCCGGGTTAAACTGCAGGTCACTGTGAAGATATTGCTCTCTTATGAAATATGCACTATTTCGTGCTTAGCAAAGCTAGCACCTTCATCAACAACCCTCGATGGATTCCATCAGCTCAGAGAACTGCTGGCGGTTTCTGCAGAACATTCCAGATGTGTGTACATGCGTGCACGTGACTCGACCGCTTAACCGCGGTGCGTGCGCTAACTCGAAGTTTGGCAATACAGTGatcttctccgcttctcttGATCGCCCCACTCTGAGTCTTATCCGCCAGCCTGACAACTACGAAATCACTCATCTTTGAGATGAGATGCAGCTTTGAGAAATAGCATCCCAGGGCTCAAAACACGCAAGGCCCGCGCAGCGGGGGATGTTTCCTCCACCAGATCGAGAGACCGTTTTTCTACAGAGTGAGTTGCAGTTGAGCAAAAACCGCGAACTGAATGCTTGAGCGATCTTCTCCACTCTGACCCTGCAGCATAGTGCTCCATGTCGACATTCAGGAGGCGTCACCCACTGCAGCACCCACATCCTTGCGCGTACGGGGGGCGATAATCCCGTCGGCTCTGCGACCTATGTGTGCCTGTCGCGGGAGCGTTCTGTGTGTGCGGTCTGGTCATTAAATATGAAGCATATCTCCAGCTATCCTCCCTGCTTGCCGGTGGCTTGGTGAGTTTCCTATCCACCAGAAACGAACGTGACCCCCCGCTACCTTGCAATGGGCCGTGCGTGGGTGGAAGTCTCCTGCATGCTATGGCGGGATGATACTCGTGTCATCCTCAAAGGGACGATATCAGCGCACTACTGGCAAAATCGCTGAAGGCCAGAAAAGGATGAAAATAAACCAAAACGTATCTCGTCACAACGTTTCCCTCCTGGTGGTAGGAGCGCTAGAAAGAAGACCCCTTCGAAGCCTCCGCTGGAATCGTAGTCTGTAGATCGCCCCTCTTAGCTTGCTTTTCCAGTGAACCGTATGACGACGATTTAATGTAGTGTCAAGTCGTTGCCATTGCTTCGTGCATGTGAATTCCGGCCTGAGTGAGTTCCACTCACGAATTAGGACATCCGCGTGCCACGCCAAATTGTATGTACGCCGTCCCACACGCTTTCTTCAGCGGAATCGCGAGGCGGGGAGGTaggggcggcggggccgCGATTCCTGTGCGACCGCGAAAAAACTAAACTAAACGCGGGACCCCGCACGGTCCGACTGAAACGGCAAAGTGAGCTTTTCCAGAAAACATAACCAATCGTCGGCAGATTGGGCATTCAAGTACATGTTTGGCTTCGAAGTGTGAGAAAGCCCCGTTAGCTCGCCCAGCTCACGAAACTTGCCCGCAGACGGGGGACAAACCGCTATTTGACTAGCTGCCGCAGCAAAATGACCGAAACTGTTGTACGGTGTAGAGAACTCAGCAAAAGTGGAGACTATACAACAATTTCAGCTGAAACGCTGCCTACCCATGTGCTTCCGTTTCCTGATGGGGGCAAGTACATTGGGGAGTACAAGGTTTTTGAGACTGGCCAGCGCGCCTACCACGGAAAAGGAAGCTACAAAAACGGTGGGTACAAATGCATCGGGGAATGGCGGGAGGGGCAGTTTGTGCGGGGAACGATACACTTTCCAACGGGAGACATCTACGAAGGCCAAGTGGACAACGGGGCGTTCCACGGCTGGGGCCGGTACACCTGggcggacggcgagcagTTCTACGAAGGTGCATGGGACGGCGGCCTGATGGACGGTTGGGGAACCTTGCGCGTGAGAACGACTTCACGAGAGGGACTAATTCCTGGCGACGACCAGAAACACTCAAACTCGAGCTCTTCACCCTACCGCGATGTTGCCGGGTTCTTCTGTCGCGGCAGCTTCCATCAGGCTCCAAAGTTCCAATTGATTGCCCAAGATGAATTCTCTAAGCGGTACGTCGCACAGTGGTGTGACGCAGCCCTAAACGCGTTACGGGACCTCGATGCTGCCCTCCAGCAAGGCATGGATATTTCCTGCTACCTCGCTGCAACAGCAGTGGGAGCCACTGGTTGTACGGTGAACTCGTTGAGCGGAGCATCGTCAAAAGGCCCTGCAAGAGTGAGTGCAGAAGGAAGCTTTTCTACTGAGACAGACTCCCGCGGCAGAAGTCAGAAAAAAGTAAGCACCCGTGCTACGGCTAAAGGGCTTCCAGGAAAACAGGGGTCTTCTTCCAGCGCGGGACATGATTTAAAGCATCATTACAGCGGGAACCCGGGAGAATACGGTGCAGACAAATTCGTCTTGCCCCCTTACCCACTGGCAGCTGACCTGCATACGGAGGGAATATCTCGACTAGTGAACCATGTGCGTGGAGAACTCGGAACTCCTGCTGGACTATATGAAGTGCAAGTTCCCCTAGCTGAGGCAGATCTCTACCAGTTGGTAACAGTCGATCCTGTGCGCGTTTCGTCACAGGGAAGGAAATTTGGCGCGGGATCCGGGCAGATTGTGGAACTGACGGTACACTTGGATGGATCGAGTTCTCTGGTTGCTTCCATCGCGCTAGTGAACTGTAACGATATGATGTCTAGTACCACGGCAGCCCGTTTCCGAGTAGTAGGGTTATCGTTACCCTCGccacagcagctgcgcagactAAAGTGAACTCCTTGGGAGACAATCTGCTCGCAAACAATTGCTACATTCTAGAATCCACCAGTTCGATAATGCAGTAGGTGGGCTACGAAACGAGCAAATACACTACGGGGAGGTCGTACCATGATCTGATTGCGGCGTGCTCAAGCTGAGATGCACACGTTTACAAGTCGCACAGATATAGAAGCTCAGAGAGAACTACCAAGAGAGAAAATGGGGAGCTCCACTGCACACGAGTATCGAAGTGATGCAAAGACGAGGATCTTGGGGTGTTGGTGGTGGATGGAAGGCAAGGCTGGACTGCATCGGAAACCGCGACAGGCACGCCCGTGCGCTGGGGTTCTGCTTATTCTCAAGGGCAATGACAGTCGGCTCTCTCAAGTATTACGTACCAGTCTTCAACTCGTTTCCTTTCGCATCCACATCAACCAAACAAAAGAGCACCACTATGCATCACAGCCGTGTGAACTGTACACTACTCTGGACGGGGGGCAACCACGCGTTGCATCGCCCAAAGTGTCACCACACACAGCATGCAGCGTACGGAAGACTCTTGCCTGGATTTTTAACTGCTCATTATCCCTTGCGATCCCGCCGAAGGGGGAGTGAAAATATTGCGCCGAAGCACCTTCTAGTGATAGGTAGCCGCTAAACTCCTTAGCCGCTTTGACCGCGATATCCCACGTTGTTGTGTGTCACATACGCGGTACGAACGACCGCGCAGCAGTCACTGGGACATGGATCCAGTCGAACGGATGGCCTGCAGGCTGACCAGAAAGGAATTTAACGATTACAGGGTGCATCAGTGAGCACGCCCACTCTTCAGCTGGAGCGAAGACCACCAACGTAAACTAGAACAGAACCGACAGCGCGTCTTGTGGCGAATCGTAGAAGTCCGCGGCTGGTTTTCAAGCTGCGCACGGAAGTGTTCGATGTCCTCGGTGAGGGCCGCCGGCATCATGCCCTTCTGTTTTGTAGCCCGGTGACTGTAACGATTGTCTCAACACCGGGCCACCCCTGCAGAAAACAGGGAAAACACTGTACTGGGCAAGAGCTAGCAGCAAACACGAGAGTGAAATATATGCGTGATGGAGTTGGGTAATATAGTTGCCCTCTTGTGTATCACCAAAAATGGAGAGCAACGAAGTTCTCGATCATTCGTATGAAAGGATGTCCGCCGGATCGCATCCAGATTTCTGCTGTCCTGGTAATGCAAACCTGTCGAAATCCAAATGTTCCACGACGGCTCAGGCATATTGTACTTTTTGTGTCCTGCAAACACATCGTTAGGCGTAGTATGGATGTTCTGAAAGACTTGGAGCAATTCTAATTCGTCCGGCATACTCCTAGGGGTTGTAGTGTGACGGATGGATATACCGAAGTGCCGCTGCTTTCGGAGTTGCTCGCGACGTTGACACCGTTCCGGGATGGAAGATGTAGCACGTCTTGGGAAAGCGGATAAGTGAGCTGCGTGGACAGCAACGGCTTGGGGCTCGGAAAAGGTAAGTTAGGGGATCAGATATGAAACATCGCGTTTGTACAGTCTGACAGAGTGAGACTGAGAAACAGGTCTGCTGAACTACGGTGTAACTCAGCACTCCGGAAAAGGGTGCGGGAGAGTGCTCAAGTCGCCCGCACCACGTATTCAGGACCACGAGACAGTGTGTGTGTCGGTAGAGATGGGGAAGGCGGGTGCGGTAGAAACACAAGTGTAAGTACGTAGGAAGCTTGAGGATGTGGCACGCCCGTGTAAACGAGTCCGGCGTTTCCCGCTGCACCCGACAAAGGCAATACGGCTTGCTCCTCGGGGTAGAATTTGGTTTGCCAATACGGGCTGGACTTGGTTCTGGGGACCCGCGTCCCGGCCTGATTTGCATCCATCCTgtctgaagaagaaaaagtgGCGAGGGCTGCCTTAACGCATTGATCGGAGAAGAACATGCGGGGCAACCTCGTTGACCACACAAGAGCCATCGTGCCCCTCCTCGACATAATGCCTGAACAACCTTCAGTTGCAGGAGAGTGCGACTTTTCCTTTCCGAGTTGAGCTCTAGCTGCTCAGGCTTTACGATCCTCTATGGCAATGCTGATGACATGATATAAGTGCCATGTTTTCCTGATAGTCCAGagtgccgtcgcctcctccaaCGTGCAGCTTGACAGAAAGTTGGGTCCTTCTGCACGTCGCTTCAAAAATGCTGACCAAACCGTCAACTTCAGACCGGACGTCGGCAACGATTCCCAGCTAATCGACGTCATGAGCTTCCCTCTGCCAAGACAACGCCAGTGAGAGCCGAAGGCTTCGGAATCAGCGACCACTCAAAACTCCGTCACCTGACCACCGCGAGCAGCCACTTGCTGAACAGTGAAACTCCGCATCGTGCACGTGACGCCGTGGTAGGCTTTCGACTCAGAACAACCGCCAAACAGCAGGTTGCAACGCCGacaagctgctgctgcgcagtcACGAAGACATCGTCCTGCGAGGCAAAATAAGCGAAACCGGGCGCAGGCTGCTTCAATGTATCTGGTGGTTGTTATGCCTGTTGTTGAGAAAACTGATGCCTTGCCTCCTCGCCTAGTAGTAGTGTAGTTCAAAAGCGTGCCGTCAGACCGTCTCCCGGCCGGTTCGATATATCGATGTAGAAAGTATCTCCATTTTGAGTTGATGTGGTGctgccgagggcgacggTCCCAGTCACGGTACTGTTGTTCACCATATCTCGAAGAATGCGAGAAGTGACACGTCAAATTGGTAGTCCGCTGCAGTCCCAGCTGGTTGACGGGCGTCGAGCGGTGCGGCGCATCATGAAGGATGCCGACGAGCCTGGACGACCGATGCTCAGTAAAGCGAGTAGGCCGCCGAGCACAGGCGGCCTAGCCGAAGACGCGAGTAACAGTGCCGAATTTCTATGCTGCCGGTGTCGCATCCGAGCATATGCTCTCTTTGGGTGTCACCGCCGGCGAATCTTCATATAGATTCTTTTTTATTCGTAAGGACTTCTGAAAGAGTATGTTGCACTGTTTGGTTCGTGCTCAAATCATCGTGCGCATgagcgacggcagctgctTACTTCGTCTGCAGGTTGAGATCTAGAATAAGTCATGTCGCTACATTGCGGATTTATTCAGATACACTATGTTGAAGATGTTGACTTCGCTGTGAGTTGGCGCTGCATTCCATCCGGCCTTCGCATTTCTGCGAACTGCCTGAAATCGACAGTACGATGTCTGACAGCAAACGGATGCCAATCAGATTGCTCAGTTCCGCGAGTCCCAAGGAAGGCAGCGATTTCTTGCAGCTAGCACCACGAAGGTTCTTTTCTTTA contains:
- a CDS encoding hypothetical protein (encoded by transcript BESB_008440), with the translated sequence MWPVPKVTRETRDLRAAGRDVCRSQGGAIPSEVTGSGTSEETTEWWRSSTLPPGAVLPDFHGPNTSASASIASSVSVKDESFAVIGSPQTAVPLESLNTVPFEALLGISFIVLRLTDNEIRAYRVGTVSRNFSTSSTAIEFVTRETLLMQSDGLAVLLAPSNTILAGWNIEPGATPGAASGFHNQTNAVQAGIASESSSTETSVLSAVHPLTNAEVTEWLVRTKADHETDLSASVGQPLQPAPPVSGNAGSAEIPTSVFPLTDEEYKELDRGEPLLEGFPVVSLSADSPGTTAQDEQLAGSASETRQKTKFLENSAADTNPLAMETGALLPEAQDGLGDAATLR
- a CDS encoding MORN repeat-containing protein (encoded by transcript BESB_008450); translation: MTETVVRCRELSKSGDYTTISAETLPTHVLPFPDGGKYIGEYKVFETGQRAYHGKGSYKNGGYKCIGEWREGQFVRGTIHFPTGDIYEGQVDNGAFHGWGRYTWADGEQFYEGAWDGGLMDGWGTLRVRTTSREGLIPGDDQKHSNSSSSPYRDVAGFFCRGSFHQAPKFQLIAQDEFSKRYVAQWCDAALNALRDLDAALQQGMDISCYLAATAVGATGCTVNSLSGASSKGPARVSAEGSFSTETDSRGRSQKKVSTRATAKGLPGKQGSSSSAGHDLKHHYSGNPGEYGADKFVLPPYPLAADLHTEGISRLVNHVRGELGTPAGLYEVQVPLAEADLYQLVTVDPVRVSSQGRKFGAGSGQIVELTVHLDGSSSLVASIALVNCNDMMSSTTAARFRVVGLSLPSPQQLRRLK